In one Gadus morhua chromosome 15, gadMor3.0, whole genome shotgun sequence genomic region, the following are encoded:
- the macroh2a2 gene encoding core histone macro-H2A.2 encodes MSARGGKKKATKMSRSARAGVIFPVGRMMRYLRTSTHKYRIGMGAPVYMAAVIEYLAAEILELAGNAARDNKKGRITPRHIKLAVANDEELNQLLKGVTISNGGVLPRIHPELLSKKRGNRVKVDAQVVMPEKREARSKSPKKPAVKKGKGKPGRKPRNTDNDKEAVPNSTVEDGPGDGFTILSAKSLFLGQKLSLTESEISKIGSIKVEGIINPTNAEMDLKEGVGSALEKAGGREFLDGVKELRKAQGPLEVASVAVSQASGMPARFVIHCNVPTWGSEKCEDQLEKTVKNCLSAAEEKKLKSVAFPSLPTGRNGFPKQTAAQLILKAISNHFVSSSSSSLKNIYFVLFDSESIGIYLQEMAKLDAK; translated from the exons ATGTCAGCTCGAGGAGGAAAGAAGAAGGCCACCAAAATGTCCCGCTCGGCCAGGGCGGGAGTCATTTTCCCGGTGGGCCGGATGATGCGCTACCTGCGCACCAGCACGCACAAGTACCGCATCGGCATGGGCGCACCGGTCTACATGGCAGCAGTTATCGAATATCTAGCAG CTGAGATCCTCGAATTGGCTGGGAACGCGGCACGAGACAATAAGAAGGGCAGAATCACCCCGAGGCACATCAAGCTAGCGGTGGCCAACGACGAGGAGCTCAACCAG ctcCTAAAGGGAGTCACCATCTCCAACGGAGGCGTCCTGCCTCGCATCCACCCGGAGCTGCTGTCCAAAAAGAGGGGCAACCGTGTGAAGGTGGACGCCCAGGTGGTGATGCCGGAGAAGAGAGAAGCGCGCTCCAAGAGCCCAAAGAAGCCCGCCGTCAAGAAGGGCAAGGGGAAACCAGGTCGCAAGCCCAGG AACACGGATAATGACAAAGAGGCGGTGCCAAACTCCACGGTAGAGGACGGCCCGGGAGACGGCTTCACCATCCTGTCCGCCAAGAGCCTCTTCCTGGGCCAGAAG CTCTCCCTCACAGAGAGCGAGATCAGCAAGATCGGCTCCATCAAGGTGGAGGGAATCATCAACCCCACCAACGCAGAGATGGACCTGAAAGAAGGAGTGG GTAGCGCCCTGGAGAAGGCTGGGGGTCGGGAGTTCCTGGATGGGGTGAAGGAGCTCCGGAAAGCCCAGGGTCCCCTGGAGGTAGCGTCAG TGGCTGTGAGCCAGGCCAGCGGTATGCCCGCCCGCTTCGTCATCCACTGCAACGTCCCAACTTGGGGCTCGGAGAAGTGCGAGGACCAGCTAGAAAAGACGGTGAAAAACTGCCTCTCCGCAGCCGAGGAGAAGAAACTCAAGTCTGTCGCCTTCCCATCACTGCCCACCGGACG GAACGGATTCCCCAAGCAGACGGCAGCCCAGCTCATTCTGAAAGCCATCTCCAACCATTTTGTGTCGTCCAGTTCGTCCTCCCTGAAAAACATTTACTTTGTTCTGTTCGACAGCGAGAGCATCGGGATTTACCTTCAGGAAATGGCCAAGTTGGACGCCAAATGA